In Flammeovirga kamogawensis, the sequence AATTTCTAAACGGTGAGTATCTCCACCATTTTGATCCATTGTTGTTACTAAATATTGTTCCCCATCTTGTGCTGGTTTTATCCAACAAGAAATGGTAATTTCAGAAGCACCTCCCATAATAAAAGGTAAGCTATTGTCAGAATCAAACCCAACATAAGCATCTCCTGCCGAACCATCAATATGTAATGCGGTAGTTGAATATTTAAAATCTGTTGTAGTAAATGCAGCACCACCATTTAGCGTACCTACTTTATCTTTACCAGTACCCCAATCACACTGTACACCATTTCCAGCGTCATCAAAACTAAAATAACCTATCAAATTATTTGAGAGTCCGTTGGCATCAATATTTTTAGTTTGCCCGAGAGCTTGATAATTTAGTATAGTCGTAACTATAACCAGTAATAATATGTTTAATTTTTTCATTTCATTAATTATTGAGTTTTGTAAGAAAAAAGTAGAGTGATTTTTTTTCACTAGAGTAAGGATCTACTTTTCTTAAAATATTAGTAGTAGCTTAATTAAGAGTAATTTATCATGTCATATTTTCAATGTTAAAAATTAGCAGTAGGAGCTTTTAAAGCCCCTACTGTTTTACAAAATGTATTATTTACGCCAAGACTTATTGTCTTTTGCTTTAGTAATATGATCGTATTGGTGTTGGTCACTTTTCAACATACGCTCATTTCCTGATTCTTTATGTTTTTCAATTTTTCCTGCAAGCTCATTTAATCTCACATCAAACATATCTTCGATTTTTTCTGCATCTACTTCTTCTAAGTAGTCGTTTAATCTCTTTTCTAATTCCTTTTTCTTTTCTGGCATAGCAGCTGATAAATCATTTTTCTCACCTGGATCAGCAACAACATCAAATAAACGACCTTCGTAAGTCTGTAAGTTTACTAATAACTTGTATTTACCGTCAACAATTGCTGAAGCAGGCATAGTACCACCGTACCAAGGGTAATGAAATACAATTTCTTGCGTACCTCTTTTTACATCTGCTTTATTTCCTTTTTTGAAAGCATCAACTAAAGATCCTCCATCATAAGATTGATCTAAAGCAGCACCTCCTGTTAATTCATTAATTGTAGCATACCAGTCCCAAGATGCCACTGGAGTTGAACAGTAACCTTTTGTTACACCAGGTCCAATTACAACTGTAGGTACACGAATACCACCTTCCCAAAGAGAAGCCTTACCACCTGATAAAGGTGCATTTCCTCTAAATCCACCACCGTTATCTGAAGTAAAAATCACATATGTATTGTCTGCAATTCCCATTTTTTCTATGTGATCTAATAATAAACCAAGACCTGCATCTAAGTCATCAATCATACCTGCATAATTAGGCATCCATCCATTACGGTTCGGATTTTCTACATCCCAATCATAACTACTTGATTTTTTACCTCTTTTCTCTTTGTATTTTGCTACAGTCTCAGGTCTAGCATAATTTTGTACGTGAGCTGCATAGTGAGATAATTGAATATAGAAAGGCTCTCCTTTTTCTACTCTTTCAGAAATAAAGTTGTTTGTTCTTTCTGTTAAGCTAAAAATACCTTTAGGGTCACTATCTGGGTAACGCTCTTTGTTTCTTACTTTCCAATCACCATCAATATTGTTTGTGTTTCCGTCACTTACATCGTATCCAGGATCTCTTCTCACATCACAACCCCACTTACCAAAGTGTGCTGTTACATACTCAGGATCATTTTTCTTGATCATTTCATGTACAGTTACTTCACCTTGGCATCTTTTATTTCTTGTAATTGCTAAGATATCATATACAGTAGTATTTTGAAGTCTTGCAGGTGATTTACCAAACTGAAAACTTGTTCTACTTGGTGTACAAACTGGTGCTGCAGAATAGGCTTGAGAGAAAACCAAACCTTGCTCAGCCATACGCTCTAAGTTAGGTGTTTCATAAAAATCACTACGAGAGTTTTCGTCTCCTTCAATCATTGGTACAGAAGTATCTGCCCAACCTTGATCATCTGTATAGAAAACAATGATATTAGGCTTTTTTGATTTTTGCGCCCATGTCATCTGCATCGATAAAATAAGCAGAAGAATAATTTTTAAGAATAATGTATTTTTCATTTCAGTTATTTGTTTTGCGTTAATAATAGTTGCGTTAAAAAATTCTATTTTAAGTCGTTACCTGTTATTACTTTTTTTCTTTTGAAAGACTCAGAAGGATAGGCTCTAAAATCAAATTCATTTAAGAATTTATAGGTCAATGCCAAGTGAGATTTCTTAGTGTATTGTGTATAATAGATATCGATTTTATGCATTCCTTTGGTTAAACCAATGTTACCATCAAAACTCCAAGGGTCTACATGTGATGTTGAGTTTAAACGTATTACTTCTTGATCATCAATAAATAACATTGATCCGTCATCTGATCTTAAATTGAAGTTGTATATTTCATCTTTATCAACAGCGATATACCCTGAAATATGCAGTGCAAAATGCTCTTTCCCTTTTAATCCTATCGTTTCAAATTTCAATTGAGGAACGAAATTATTTATTGAGAGAACACCATTATCTGTCGCTTCAAGTGTTGAGAAATCTGGTAATTCTTTTAACTCTTTTGGTAAGTCATAAAGCGTATACGTTAACCCAGATACTAACTCCTCATCAATTGTAATTGATGGTTGTAAATTGGTTAATTCATAAGTGACTTTATAAGGCGTATAATCCGTATCGTTTCCAAAAGCTTTAATTGTAAAAGTAGTTGTTTCTTTTACTGTTATCGCTTCATTAAATAAGGGTGATTTAGCCGTAGGCACACTTCCATCTGTAGTATATCTTATTGTTGTCCCTGGAATAATGTTTTCTGCTGTAACAGTTGTAGGAACTGAAAAAGAAGTAACTTTTGGATGCATCCAAACTAATGTCTTTTCAGATTTCAATTTATCTGCTACTGTCCAAGATACTTTGGCAGTTGCTTCTGTTGTGGTGTAAACTACCCCTTCTTTCGTATTCTTTTCCTTAATTTTCGAATTACGCTTCACCACTTCTCTTCCTTCATCATAAGGTTTGATAAAAGTAGTAGCTAATGGGTTCCCTTCTACAGTATGTACTAATTCATATTTCGAGCCTTTTTTCACTCGCTCTACTTTTGTATGTACCCAATTAGTTTTTCCATCTTTCACAACAGGAACATACATTTCAATAAAGTTCCAAGAGTCTGGCATGTGAGGACTAAATGTGAAGCTATCCTCTACAATAGAATAATCAATTCCGCCTAACCACTCAATTACAGGTAATACCATTGCAATATCCCAGTTGTAATATCTTGAACCCCATCCTTCAAATTTATGATCCCAAGCTTCTGGAGCAATAGGGTAACCATATTCTCTTGTCATGGCATTAAAGTGATTCAGTGTTGTTACAATTCCTGCATGTGTGGCATCTTGACGAAATAACCCGTCTACACCTAACCAACAACTAATACTTGATGCTCTAAAAATTCCGTTTGGAGGAGAATCTGCAGCTCTAGTATTTAAACCCAATGGAGAAACAAACCCCTTTTCAGTATCCATTACGAACTGATCAATAAAAGGGGCTGCTAGTTCAGGTGTTAATGCATTATTTCTTAAGTCGGCTAAATCCCATATATCTTTCCAAACAATTGGCTTACGACCTTCATATTGATCCATAACGTGTGTCCATCTATGATTTGGAAACCATTCAGATTTTCTATCCACAAATGCTTGAAATACCTTAGCATCTTCTTTTTCTTTTAACTCTTCAGCCATATAAACAATAGCTTGAGCAGAGTTTACTCTAAGTCCTTTTTGATTATTATCGATATATAATGGTCTTACTAATTTATAGTAGACTTCATTTAAAAACTCTTTATCACCAGAATGCTTGTACATTTCCCAGATTTGCTCAACTGCTCCTTCAAAATTCATACGTACTTTAGGAGAGTACCATGTAGTACCAAAATTGTCTGGTAATGCATTATTTCCATCTTTAAAAGGAACCATAAATTGCCAAGATAAAGCATTTCCAAATCCCCAAGCGTCTTTATCTGCTACATAAGAACCTGCACCACAATATGCCCAAGAATCCCAAAGGTGTAATCCCATAAAATTATTAATAGCTGTTTGTGTATGTGCGTATTGTTCGTAACCTTCTTTTAAATCTGTGAAATACATAAAGTAAATCGACCATAAGAAATAATAGGTCTTGTTGAACATTTCATCTGAAGATCTAAAATAAGGAATCTGATCATTCAGCATCGAATTCATAAATTCAGTTTTTGCTAGAACAGATTTTTTGATGTTTTTATGCTCTCCTTTAATTCTACTAATTGCTTCTTTAGCTTCTTCATTTACAGCATAAGAAAGTACAGCTTGTTCGTCTGCTGCTACATCTATTGAGAATTTATACTCTACATTTCCTGTTGATAGTTCTTTTTCTTCAAAAGAATGAATATCCTTATTTGATGAAAATACAATATTGAGACCTGAATACATCATATCTCCTTCTACTGCATTTTCACCCCACTGTGCTTTCGTATATGTTTTACCATTCTCTAAAAGAACCACCGCATTTTTTGACTTATTAAAAGACACTTCCGCTTCACTACTAATAGTCATTTGCTTATTTGGAGCATCGCCATCAAACGTAGGTAGCTTCCAAGGGTTGTAAAAACTTTCCCCTTTAAACTCAATCTGAAGTGCTTTATCAGAAGTAATTACAGTAGATAAAACATCATTTGTAGAAATGTATTTTTCTTCTTTTACATTTACACCACCAACATTATACTCTACCACTAATTTATCTGGTCGCCAATACATGGCTTTTGGTTCAGGTCTTTCGTAACGTTTTCCGTCAATAATTAAAGTACCGTAAGCAACTTTTGTATGTCTCCAGAATTCCCATCCCCAACAATCATGACCAACTCCACCATCTAAACCTACAGCCGTGGCATCTACAATACCAAAACCTCTAGCACGTCCGTCTCTAAACATTGGATGTGAGAAACCAATTGTCTCTAACTCTGTGATATTTCTATAGTCAGCACCACCGGCTCCGGCTACATAATAGATTTTATTTCCTGCTAAAAACCCATATTGTTCGCCATTGATATCTCTTTCAAGGTACTCACAGTAATCTGTAAACGGTGGTTTTTCACCTTGCTGTGCCAACATCATTGTTGGAAGAAGGAAGAAGGTAATAATTGATGTTATAAATTTCATAATCAATTTAAAAATTATGTTTTTATAGTTTATTAAAGAGATAAATCGTCTGTAGTTGCTTCAAAATGATAAACACTTTGAGATGTGTATTCTACGCCGGGTTTCACTTCAATAGAAGGGAAGTGCTCATGATTAGGTGTATCAGGAAAGTGTTGTGTTTCTAAACAGAAAGCAGTTCTGAAATTATCTTTCTTACCGTTCTTAAAGGTATTTTTTGATTCCATAAAATTACCGCTATAAAATTGCAAGCCAGGTTCTGTTGTATGAATTTCCATTTTAATTTTGGAGATATCACCAACCATTGTCGCCACTTTTTGAAGTGAATTTCCTTCTTTATTTAGCTTATAATTATGATCATAGCCTTTTCCATATTTCAATTGACTATTTTCTTCTAGAATTCTAGTGCCTATTTTTTCAGGTGATCTAAAATCGAAAGGGGTATTTTCTACTGCTGCAAAAGTTCCATCTGGAATTAATGTTTCATCAACAGGAGTAATATAATCTGCATCAATTTGCAAAACGTGATTAAGTATCGAACCACTTCCTTCACCATTTAAATTAAAGAAAGCATGATTTGTTAAGTTTGCTACTGTTAATTTATCAGATGACCATTTGTAATCAATTTGCAAATCGTTGTTATTATTAAGTGCATATGTTACTTCTACTTGCAAGTTTCCTGGGAAATTTTCTTCTCCATCTTTAGATAAATAAGTTAAAACTAACTTCTTATCTGTGCTTTCTTTTACGTTCCATACTACATATTGATAACCTTTTTTACCTCCATGCAACATGTTCTTACCGTTGTTTTGAAAAATAGTATAATCTATCCCTCCTAAAGTAAATTTTCCGTTATTTATTCTATTACCAACTCGACCAATTGTAGCTCCAAAATAAGGTTCAGTGGCATTTTTAAACCCTTGAACACTTGACATTCCTACTACAACATCAACTAATTTCCCCTCTTTATTAGGGACTAAACAACCCACAACTCTACCACCATAATTTGTGATAGCTACTTGCATATTGTTTTCATTCTTTAAGACATATAAATCTGTCTTTACACCATCTGTGGTTGTTTGAAAGTCTGCTCTTTTTAAGTTTTTAAAAGTCACTGTCTGAGCAGTTTCTTTAGTAGATAAATTCTTTTGGCACCCTATAAATAAAATGCTTGATAAGAGTAATATATATATTTTCATGTCAGTAAATAATTTCATTTCAATATGTCTAAAAATTGACGCTTTCATTCTGTTTTAAATGCCTTCAACTTTTAAATGATTCAGATTATTTTGTAAGGTTAAAGTCTTCAGTAGTGTTAGTTTTTACAGTTTTTTGTCCGTCATACATCATTGCTCCAACATCATTTCTCCAAGTTTCCAGTTTACTGTGCAATTCTTTTACTTTCTCTGGAAACTTTTGAGCTAGGTTATGTTCTTCTTCTTCATCTTCGCTCAAGTTGTAAAGTTCTATCTTCTGTTCTTCAAAAAATTCTATTAGTTTCCATTCTCCTTTTCGAATTGCTCCTGATGATGATCCCCCTAAAAAATGAGGTTTATCAAGTGGATAATGCCAATAGAATTCTTCTCGTTTAATTTCTTTATTCTCTCCTTTGAGAATTGGTAAGATGGAAAAGCCATCTAATTGTTGTTTTTCATCCCCTTTAATATTTGCGATATCTAAAAAGGTAGGATAGAAATCAATATTTACTGTAAAGGCATCCGAAAACGATTTTTCTTGTACTAATTTTGGATACTTAATAATCAAAGGTTCTCTTATTCCTCCTTCATATAAATCACTTTTTCCACCTCTTAATTTCCCATTCGTGGTTACAAAAGATTCTCCTCCGTTATCACTTGTAAAAACAATTAATGTATTTTCTGCTAGTCCTAATTCTTCTAATTTTTCCATGATCTGACCGACACCATCATCGATACTTTCTATCATTGCTGCCAGATGTGGATTATTTTCACTTGCCCAATGCGTACATTTTGAAGCATCTAACTTTTTATCTTCACATAAATAACATGTACCCGGACGTTTTATCTTTCCTAATTTCTTTCCCTTTTGTAAATACTTTTCTACTACTTCTGGTTTTCCATTTAAAATTGAATGAGGTGCAAAATGACTCAGGTATAAGAAGAAAGGTTGGTCTTTATTTTTCTCAATAAATTGTAGCCCTTCATACGTTATTCTATCTGTCAAATTCTCCTTCCCTTCTAATTTTTTATCTGTTACAGTAGTCCAAGAAATACTATCGTTTCTAAAGTGGTAAGGATAAAAATTCGCTCCATTTCCTACTCCTTTTCTTTCCGTAACTAATTCTTCATCAAAACCATGATCTGTAGCTCGAACTTCATTTTTTGAGCCATTTAGTTTATACCCTGTTAAGTGCCATTTTCCTACCATAGCTGTTGCATACCCATTATCTCTAAGTATTTCGGCAATCGTTGTATGATCTGTTGATAGTGGCTCATCTTCTGGACGTAAATAATCTAAAATACCCACTCTAGCAGGGAATTGCCCTGTTAAAAAAGAGGCTCTGTAAGGAGAACAAACAGGGGCAGCTGCATAAGCTTGTTTAAACTGCATTCCTTCATTTGCCATTTGATCAATATTAGGCGTTTCATTAAAAGTATTTCCATAACACCCTAATTCATTCCAACCTAGATCATCAGCTAAAATAAAAATAATATTAGGCTTACGTTCTTTTACTTGCTTACATGAAGAAGAAAAGAACAGTGTAAGTACACCTACAATTAACTTCAATAAAGTTATTTTTATATTATTTCTATTATGCATTAGTAGTATTTCAATCCTTTTTGGAAATGAGATGCTGGACATTTTGTCCAGCATCTTGATAATCATTTTTTAATTACATATTACTTAAAGAAGATTCTCCAAAAGTAATTTGAGTTTCCAAAATACCTACAGCGTATTCTGGGTAAGGAGTCACATTAATTCTTATTGCGTCACAATTTAAATCCGATGCAGGATGAATAACATTGAATTGGTTTAAGGCAGTTCTGTAACCATCTGTGATATACACTTCGAATGGATGCCACTTACCTTCTTTTTTATATTCTACATTCCAAGATTTAGGTTTTTTCACACTACCATTATGCTCACTTCTGTCAGCCCAGTATACTGAAATATCTCTAATATCTTTTGTTTCTTTAAAGTTAATTGTTGCCCATTGTTTTTTACCTACTTCTGGGAAAGTTGACCATCTTGGAAGACTTCCTCTATCTGCAGAACTACCTGGAATTGCACCATCACAAAGTGCTTCAATTGAGGCGTCATTTGCTTTTTCTACAAAAGAAGCTTCAATACTTTCGATGGCAAATAAATACTTAATAGAAGGTAGATTCTCAACGGCTAAGTCTTGGTTATCTGGTAACCAAACCGACATTGTTTTACCTGCTCCTCTATTACTCCAAGCATAATAAGGAATAAGGTTAATTCCTTTATCTTTTGCATTTTTATCATCAATAACTTGCTTTCCTTTTATCTGAATAGATGGAATGCCTTCTAATACTCCTTGGTTGATATTTGCTGTTTTTCCAATAGTTGCTAACGCAGTTGAAGGAACAAATAAATTTTGGATTTTCACATCATTATCTGGCTCTTCTGCACAATATACTAGAGGTCCTTTTACAACGGCAACTCTGTGCTCATTTGCTTCAATTTTATCAAAAGAATCTACATATCTAGCTTCCATTGGTAATGATAGTTCTAAAACATCACCTTTTGTCCATTCTCTATTAATTACAGCAAACCCTTGTTCAACATCGTAATCAACGGTTTTACCATTTACCTTAACAGTTACCTCACCTTTATTTTCTGTAATGAAAGGATATAATTTACCAGGCACATAGTTTTTACCTTTTGCCCAAGTTGGAATTCTTAATTTAAAAGCAAATTCTTGTGTTTCCTTTTCAGGAATTACTTCAACTTTTACATCTCCTGAGAAAGGATATTTTGTATCTTGGATAACGTTTACGCTACCATCTGCCAAAGGAATTTCAGCTTCACTACCAGCATATAATGATAAATAAATATCTTTATCAGTATGTGCATACATATAGCCAGGTGCTTGAAGAATCATACGTGAAATATTTGGAGGGCAACATGCACAACCAAACCATTTTGCTCTATCAGCTACACCATGATTAAATGTGCTAATGCCATCTGCCTCTAAAGGGTTTACATAAAAGAATGCATTACCTGCCAAATTGATACCTGCCAAAGCATTGTTAAATAATGATAGTTCAGCAATATCTAAATATTTAGCATCTTTTGTTAATAAGAACATTCTGTGATTAAAGAATACATTTGAAACCGCTGCGCAAGTTTCGTTATAAGCATCTTTATTTGGTAATTCATACTCAGCACCAAAACCTTCAATTCCGTGTACTGCACCTAATCCACCTGTAATGTGCATTCTAGTATTTACAAGGTTATCCCAAATTGAGTCTAACGCTTGTTTGTAGTCGCTTCTTCCTGTTAATGCATCAACATCTGCCATTGCACAATATTGGTAAGCTGCTCTTACTGCATGACCAGCTGGCTCAAATTGTTTTGCTACCGGAGCATGTTGTTGACCATACGTTGGAGACATAACACCTGTACCGTCTACAGTATAAGTAACACCTCTAATATCTAAGAATTTCTTAGCCATATCTAAGTACAACTCATTATTAGTAGCTCTGTATAGTTTACAAAGTGCTAATTCAATTTCTTGATGACCAGGCGCTTGATTGATTGGCTTACCATCATTGTAGTTCGGATCACCACCAACAAAAAATACTTTATTTACATGCTGAGCATTTTTCTCAGCCATTTTTAACCATCTATCTTTTCCTGTTGCTTCATAATAAGCCACAGCACCTTCATACATATGTCCTACATTGTACAGCTCATGTGAATGTACTAACCAAGAGTAAGGCTTTTCACCCATCTCATTTAAGTTAGGATTTCCACAAGTATGCGAAATATACAAGTACCCATCATCTTGCATTGCGTTTCCAATCAAATCAATGATAGAATCTAGCTCTACTTCTAACTCCTCATTAGGGTAAGTCATTAAAGAGTAAGCTGCTCCTTCCATCACTTTAAATAAGTCAGAGCTAATAAAACGGTGAGGAGAAGGTTTATCTTCACTTTTTCCTAAACGGAAATCGCCACACATTTTTAATCTATCAATGGCTTCTTGACCATTTTTTAAAGAGAAAGGTACAGTTACATCTCTTTCTGTTACTAACCTTGGTTGCCAGAACTCATCCGTCATTTTCACCTTATTAAAAGGCACTGGTACCACTGGGTAGTCATTTTTACTTGCTGCTGAATCTCCAAATGTAGTTTTACATCCGGTCACTACAGCAAGTGATATTAATAGTGGAGCTAATTTCTTAGCCACATTAGTCACTTTATTATTCATCTTCGTAGTCTATTTTATCTTTTTATATACCTTAGTTTACTTGTTTGTCACCCCACTCTATGTAAGTGATATAAACGTCACCTTGAAAGTTCATAACGTTTACATAATCTTCTTTGGCTTTTGGAAAACCCGTTTCTGGATCATATCCTGAAAACTTATTAGGGTCTTGCCAAAGTTTATAAGTACTTCCGCCAATTAATATATCTACCTGAGAAATAATTGCCTTATCAGGAGCCTCTACATAATTAACATTTGGATTTACCTTAGCTGCGTGTCTTTTATTTGTATCTTTCATTGGTCTAACTCCACCTGGCGTTCTACTTCCTGGCTTCATTACATCATTATCCGATGTACAGTAAAAAAACCAATCATTTACAAAACCATCAGGCTTAAAGTTTGGATCTGCATCAGGAAGTGTTTCAAATCCAGGATAAAACCCTTGCTTCTGAAAATCATTTAATTTAGAGTTCTCATTACCAACAGTATACACTAATTGATCTGTTTTATCTTTATAATGAACTCTCCAACCTGCAGTTACGTCACCGTTATTTCTTCCGTCTCCAAAACGGACATCATGGTCTGCTTTATCTGGTACTAAACGCATTTCCATTCTCATCTCTTTCCCTACTAATTCCATATTAGGATTAATAGTAAAACCTGAAGGAATTCTTCTGTCTTTTATAGTAAACTTTAATTGTTTTTTTGTTGATGATGGAGTAGTTGAACCAGCAGGTGTTTCAAACTCCTTTAACTCTATACTATTAGGATCGATTGCTCCCCAAAATGAAAAATCTTTTAATACTTCTTCTACACTATTGTAGTCTGTCATATGTTTAGAATAAAGTATAGGAGCCGTATTATTCTCAGTAGTAGAGATAGGGTCATTATTATTAGGATTTGCAGCGATTGCACCTATAGATAGAAAAGATGCTAATGTTCCCCCGACAATAGTTTTAAATAAATTAGTATTCAATTTCATTTTCTTGGAAATTTATAATTATGCTAATTGAAAAAGTAATTCCATTTCATCAGTAATTATTTGAATTGATCAAATATCACAGTAGCAAATATGCAGGGTAACATTAAATAATATTAGGATTATTTAAGCTATTAGTCGTACAATTCTTAGTTATTAATGAGCTTTATGGTGTTTTAGGACAATTATGCTAATTGCTAAACATTTTGTGCTAATTGTTTTAATGCTACTTCTGATTGGACATCCTTAAAGGATAAAAAAAATATCACTTAGTACGACATACATAAATAATCATATTATTAAAAGAGGCAATTTAAACGTTCTATTCGTATACATAACTGGATTCTATTTAATGTACTGTAAATAAATAGTACGTAATTATATAATAGATCGTATGTCTTAAAAGGTGATGAAAATAGTGGTCAATCTCATTCAAAATTTAGCATTAATCGTTTAGAGGGAGTTTAATAAAAAGAAATTTACTTCTAATTGATGTTTTAATAATGAATTAAAGTTTTACTATTTACTGTTCAGTAAAATACATTCATAAAAAAAAGGCTGCTCTTTAATCTTAAAGAACAACCTGTTAAATATAATTTTTGATGCTTTGTATTATTGCACTTTCAATTTAATTTCTGATACAGATCTTAAAATTTCATACTCTGCTGCAGAATAATCTCTATTATCTTGGTATCCATTTTCTGAATATTTCTTTGTACCCACATTAGTTGCTACAACGCTGACTGTAAATTCACCTTCACCAGTATATATGTATTGAAATGTGTTTTGCTTATTTATAAATTCATTACTTACAGAAATACCCTCATCATAAGGTAAATAAGTATGTGCTCCCCACTCTATTGAAGTAACATAAACATCGCCTTGAAAATTTCTAGTACGGTCATAATCTGAAGGGTTATTAGGAAAACCTGTTTCTTCATCATATCCAGAATAATTTGTTTCTGGATCTTCCCATAAGTTATAAGTAGATCCACCAATAAGTACATCCACTTCCCTTACAATTGCTCTTTCAGGGTGACTTTTATAACTGTACTCTGAGTAATCATTATTCCCTAATCCAGAAGCTGTTAATGGATGAATTTTATGCATATGTCTGTTTGACACATCATTAAATTCTCTTCTTCCTCCAATTAATTTACCATTTGGAGGTAACATTGCATCATTTGATTTTGAGCAGCTGAATGTGTAATCATTTAAAAAACCATTCGGATTAAAAGAAGGATCAGCATTAGGTAAAGACTGAAAATTAGGATAAAAACCTCTAAACTGGTAATCAGTAAATGATAAAGGATTAATTCCTGGAGTATATAACTGATCATCGATTCTATCATAAAAATGTAATCTGAATGCAGAAGTTACTTTTGTATTGTTTCTACCTTCTTCAAATCTTACAAACCTGTCTTCTGCATCAGGAACTAAACGCATCTCTAAATACATCAATCTATTAAATAAACGGATATTCGGTTTAAATGTAAACCCTGATGGAATTCTTCTGTCTGCAATTCTAAATTTCAATTGTTTAGGGTGTGAAGATTCAACAACAGATCCTTCTGGTGTTCCAAATTCACCTAATTCTATGTCTTCAATTGCTCCAAAGAATTTAAAATCTTCTAACAC encodes:
- a CDS encoding chitobiase/beta-hexosaminidase C-terminal domain-containing protein produces the protein MKFITSIITFFLLPTMMLAQQGEKPPFTDYCEYLERDINGEQYGFLAGNKIYYVAGAGGADYRNITELETIGFSHPMFRDGRARGFGIVDATAVGLDGGVGHDCWGWEFWRHTKVAYGTLIIDGKRYERPEPKAMYWRPDKLVVEYNVGGVNVKEEKYISTNDVLSTVITSDKALQIEFKGESFYNPWKLPTFDGDAPNKQMTISSEAEVSFNKSKNAVVLLENGKTYTKAQWGENAVEGDMMYSGLNIVFSSNKDIHSFEEKELSTGNVEYKFSIDVAADEQAVLSYAVNEEAKEAISRIKGEHKNIKKSVLAKTEFMNSMLNDQIPYFRSSDEMFNKTYYFLWSIYFMYFTDLKEGYEQYAHTQTAINNFMGLHLWDSWAYCGAGSYVADKDAWGFGNALSWQFMVPFKDGNNALPDNFGTTWYSPKVRMNFEGAVEQIWEMYKHSGDKEFLNEVYYKLVRPLYIDNNQKGLRVNSAQAIVYMAEELKEKEDAKVFQAFVDRKSEWFPNHRWTHVMDQYEGRKPIVWKDIWDLADLRNNALTPELAAPFIDQFVMDTEKGFVSPLGLNTRAADSPPNGIFRASSISCWLGVDGLFRQDATHAGIVTTLNHFNAMTREYGYPIAPEAWDHKFEGWGSRYYNWDIAMVLPVIEWLGGIDYSIVEDSFTFSPHMPDSWNFIEMYVPVVKDGKTNWVHTKVERVKKGSKYELVHTVEGNPLATTFIKPYDEGREVVKRNSKIKEKNTKEGVVYTTTEATAKVSWTVADKLKSEKTLVWMHPKVTSFSVPTTVTAENIIPGTTIRYTTDGSVPTAKSPLFNEAITVKETTTFTIKAFGNDTDYTPYKVTYELTNLQPSITIDEELVSGLTYTLYDLPKELKELPDFSTLEATDNGVLSINNFVPQLKFETIGLKGKEHFALHISGYIAVDKDEIYNFNLRSDDGSMLFIDDQEVIRLNSTSHVDPWSFDGNIGLTKGMHKIDIYYTQYTKKSHLALTYKFLNEFDFRAYPSESFKRKKVITGNDLK
- a CDS encoding sulfatase, with the protein product MHNRNNIKITLLKLIVGVLTLFFSSSCKQVKERKPNIIFILADDLGWNELGCYGNTFNETPNIDQMANEGMQFKQAYAAAPVCSPYRASFLTGQFPARVGILDYLRPEDEPLSTDHTTIAEILRDNGYATAMVGKWHLTGYKLNGSKNEVRATDHGFDEELVTERKGVGNGANFYPYHFRNDSISWTTVTDKKLEGKENLTDRITYEGLQFIEKNKDQPFFLYLSHFAPHSILNGKPEVVEKYLQKGKKLGKIKRPGTCYLCEDKKLDASKCTHWASENNPHLAAMIESIDDGVGQIMEKLEELGLAENTLIVFTSDNGGESFVTTNGKLRGGKSDLYEGGIREPLIIKYPKLVQEKSFSDAFTVNIDFYPTFLDIANIKGDEKQQLDGFSILPILKGENKEIKREEFYWHYPLDKPHFLGGSSSGAIRKGEWKLIEFFEEQKIELYNLSEDEEEEHNLAQKFPEKVKELHSKLETWRNDVGAMMYDGQKTVKTNTTEDFNLTK
- a CDS encoding aldose epimerase family protein; amino-acid sequence: MKASIFRHIEMKLFTDMKIYILLLSSILFIGCQKNLSTKETAQTVTFKNLKRADFQTTTDGVKTDLYVLKNENNMQVAITNYGGRVVGCLVPNKEGKLVDVVVGMSSVQGFKNATEPYFGATIGRVGNRINNGKFTLGGIDYTIFQNNGKNMLHGGKKGYQYVVWNVKESTDKKLVLTYLSKDGEENFPGNLQVEVTYALNNNNDLQIDYKWSSDKLTVANLTNHAFFNLNGEGSGSILNHVLQIDADYITPVDETLIPDGTFAAVENTPFDFRSPEKIGTRILEENSQLKYGKGYDHNYKLNKEGNSLQKVATMVGDISKIKMEIHTTEPGLQFYSGNFMESKNTFKNGKKDNFRTAFCLETQHFPDTPNHEHFPSIEVKPGVEYTSQSVYHFEATTDDLSL
- a CDS encoding sulfatase, giving the protein MKNTLFLKIILLLILSMQMTWAQKSKKPNIIVFYTDDQGWADTSVPMIEGDENSRSDFYETPNLERMAEQGLVFSQAYSAAPVCTPSRTSFQFGKSPARLQNTTVYDILAITRNKRCQGEVTVHEMIKKNDPEYVTAHFGKWGCDVRRDPGYDVSDGNTNNIDGDWKVRNKERYPDSDPKGIFSLTERTNNFISERVEKGEPFYIQLSHYAAHVQNYARPETVAKYKEKRGKKSSSYDWDVENPNRNGWMPNYAGMIDDLDAGLGLLLDHIEKMGIADNTYVIFTSDNGGGFRGNAPLSGGKASLWEGGIRVPTVVIGPGVTKGYCSTPVASWDWYATINELTGGAALDQSYDGGSLVDAFKKGNKADVKRGTQEIVFHYPWYGGTMPASAIVDGKYKLLVNLQTYEGRLFDVVADPGEKNDLSAAMPEKKKELEKRLNDYLEEVDAEKIEDMFDVRLNELAGKIEKHKESGNERMLKSDQHQYDHITKAKDNKSWRK